One window of the Janthinobacterium sp. PAMC25594 genome contains the following:
- a CDS encoding glycine zipper domain-containing protein, translating to MSRIIAGHFQLQEQIDAARAALNQAGFSDSRISAFFVNQPGQHDLHALGGDRDISPGAKETPEGVVEGVAVGAAVGAGIGAATTLATGPLGPVVGALVGAHVGSLYSFNKMKEAGESEKHGENNGENRRQPRHPGMLIAVALGGLDERERALEALHRLGAEHIEEAEGTIANGDWHDFDPLSIPVLVA from the coding sequence ATGTCACGCATCATCGCAGGTCATTTTCAGTTGCAGGAACAGATAGACGCCGCGCGCGCCGCCCTGAACCAGGCGGGTTTTTCCGACAGCCGCATCAGCGCCTTCTTTGTCAACCAGCCGGGGCAGCACGACTTGCACGCGCTCGGCGGCGACCGCGACATCTCGCCCGGCGCCAAAGAGACGCCGGAAGGCGTGGTGGAAGGCGTGGCCGTCGGGGCCGCCGTGGGTGCGGGCATCGGCGCGGCCACCACCCTGGCGACGGGGCCGCTCGGTCCCGTCGTCGGCGCGCTGGTGGGCGCCCACGTGGGCTCGCTCTACAGTTTCAATAAAATGAAGGAGGCGGGCGAGTCCGAAAAACATGGCGAAAACAATGGCGAAAACCGCCGCCAGCCACGCCATCCTGGCATGCTGATCGCCGTCGCGCTGGGCGGCCTCGACGAGCGCGAACGGGCGCTCGAGGCGCTGCACCGGCTGGGCGCCGAGCATATCGAGGAAGCGGAAGGCACGATCGCCAATGGCGACTGGCATGATTTCGACCCGCTCAGCATTCCCGTGCTGGTGGCGTGA
- a CDS encoding serine hydrolase domain-containing protein translates to MQSSKYYAFAGALALFCGAAQAAPSSVPASVPAPALAARLADFDGWVARRMGTQRIPGVTVGFSQGEVEWVKGYGYADLENRVPATARSSYRLASVTKPMTAVAILQLVEQGKVDLDAPVQTYVPYFPVKPFPVTVRQLLGHLGGIDAYRDSKAEQHFKEHKDTRQSIAVFEQFDLIAEPGTRFRYTSYGYNLLGAVIEGASGESYGGYMRRHVWGPLGMDATVMDDPDAVIADRVRGYRLAGKEWKNSEFVDISSRFSAGGTRASVPDMLAFGRGVHAGKILSAASVAAMVQPMATRAGRLTHYGMGWEVLPTGGRYAIAHSGQQPETVTYLVSFPSRKLTIAVAANLERINPEAFVQRLFEVVTDEPWQLHTYIADAGAQRAYQVAQGLFEEGMAYAERTDQAYADAAATRVAFTQINGQALTPDATAARAYIEAARHPAGGCVFLAAGASMAGALRRSGIDLNTYSRGGALAFARDYILLSQGTKAGALPRFAPAFEQAIVTLAASWDRTAAIAWPMGPVRIPELDRKLRAAFHGQRAYPDFVSELQELAQASAARGETEAALAASRLAVELYPLSDGAHALQGLTLLGAGKWEAALAALRLALARDPLGAASPAALNLEAYRLKGSGAVAQGMAVLQAAVSLHPQNANLHDSLAEFYVEQGLRPQAVAAYRQALQLDPSYPGAEGAKAAIIRLR, encoded by the coding sequence ATGCAAAGCAGCAAATACTACGCTTTCGCCGGCGCGCTGGCGCTGTTCTGCGGCGCGGCGCAGGCCGCCCCCTCATCTGTTCCCGCTTCTGTTCCCGCTCCCGCGCTGGCCGCGCGCCTGGCGGACTTCGACGGCTGGGTCGCCCGGCGCATGGGCACGCAGCGCATCCCGGGCGTGACCGTCGGTTTCAGCCAGGGCGAGGTGGAATGGGTAAAAGGCTATGGCTATGCGGACCTGGAAAACCGCGTGCCGGCCACGGCCCGCTCCAGCTACCGGCTGGCGTCCGTTACCAAGCCCATGACGGCGGTGGCCATTTTGCAACTGGTGGAACAGGGCAAGGTCGACCTCGATGCGCCCGTGCAAACCTATGTGCCGTATTTCCCCGTCAAACCGTTTCCCGTGACGGTGCGCCAGCTGCTGGGCCACCTGGGCGGCATCGATGCCTACCGCGACAGCAAGGCGGAACAGCATTTCAAGGAGCACAAGGATACGCGCCAGTCCATCGCCGTCTTCGAACAGTTCGACCTGATCGCCGAACCGGGCACGCGCTTCCGCTACACCAGCTATGGCTACAACTTGCTGGGCGCCGTCATCGAGGGTGCCTCGGGCGAAAGCTATGGCGGCTACATGCGGCGCCACGTATGGGGGCCGCTGGGCATGGACGCCACCGTCATGGACGACCCGGATGCCGTGATTGCCGATCGCGTGCGCGGCTACCGGCTGGCCGGCAAGGAATGGAAGAATTCGGAATTCGTCGACATCAGCAGCCGCTTTTCGGCTGGCGGCACGCGCGCCAGCGTGCCCGACATGCTGGCGTTTGGCAGGGGCGTCCACGCAGGCAAGATCTTGTCGGCCGCCAGCGTGGCCGCCATGGTGCAGCCGATGGCCACGCGCGCGGGCCGCTTGACGCACTATGGCATGGGCTGGGAAGTCCTCCCGACGGGCGGGCGCTACGCCATTGCGCACAGCGGCCAGCAGCCGGAAACCGTCACCTATCTGGTCAGCTTTCCTTCGCGCAAGCTGACCATTGCCGTCGCCGCCAATCTCGAACGCATCAATCCGGAAGCGTTCGTGCAGCGCCTGTTCGAGGTGGTCACGGACGAACCGTGGCAGCTGCACACGTATATCGCCGATGCGGGCGCGCAGCGCGCTTACCAGGTGGCGCAAGGCCTGTTCGAGGAAGGCATGGCCTACGCCGAGCGCACGGATCAAGCGTATGCCGATGCGGCCGCCACGCGAGTAGCCTTTACCCAAATCAACGGGCAAGCGCTGACGCCCGATGCCACGGCGGCGCGCGCCTACATCGAGGCGGCCCGCCATCCCGCAGGCGGCTGCGTTTTCCTGGCGGCTGGCGCCAGCATGGCCGGGGCGCTGCGCCGGTCGGGCATCGACCTGAACACCTACTCGCGCGGCGGCGCGCTGGCGTTTGCCCGCGACTATATTCTGTTGTCACAAGGCACAAAGGCGGGCGCCTTGCCCCGCTTCGCCCCCGCCTTCGAGCAAGCCATCGTGACCCTGGCCGCCAGCTGGGACCGCACGGCCGCCATCGCCTGGCCGATGGGGCCTGTGCGCATTCCTGAGCTGGATAGGAAGCTGCGCGCCGCTTTCCACGGCCAGCGTGCGTATCCCGATTTCGTGTCCGAGCTGCAGGAGCTGGCGCAAGCCTCGGCCGCGCGCGGCGAGACCGAGGCGGCGCTGGCGGCCAGCCGCCTGGCCGTGGAACTGTATCCGCTCAGCGACGGCGCGCATGCGCTGCAAGGCTTGACCTTGCTGGGTGCCGGCAAGTGGGAAGCGGCCCTGGCCGCCCTGCGCCTGGCGCTGGCCCGCGACCCGCTGGGCGCGGCCAGTCCGGCGGCGCTGAACCTGGAAGCCTACCGTTTGAAAGGCAGCGGCGCCGTGGCGCAAGGCATGGCCGTGCTGCAGGCGGCCGTGAGCCTGCATCCGCAGAACGCGAATCTGCACGACAGTCTGGCCGAGTTTTATGTGGAGCAAGGCTTGCGTCCGCAGGCGGTGGCAGCCTATCGCCAGGCGCTGCAGCTCGACCCCAGCTATCCGGGCGCCGAGGGGGCCAAGGCGGCGATCATCCGCCTTAGATGA
- a CDS encoding amino acid ABC transporter permease, protein MLELLHDYWLYFLVGRYPEGPLGGLALTVVLASLALVLSLPFGLLLGLARLSPWRLLRWPVAALIHVVRGIPLLLVIFWAYFFLPSITGHESGQFGTMLAALVIFDGIYLAEIVRAGVQAVPTGQVEAARSLGLNYLDSMRSVVLPQALRHMLPSLVNQFVSTIKETSLGYIIGLAEVSFIASQVNGLVLTKPVQVYALLGMTYFVLCFSLSRAAFWLERRQARLLKAAA, encoded by the coding sequence ATGCTGGAACTCCTCCACGATTACTGGCTGTATTTTCTTGTGGGCCGCTATCCCGAGGGACCGCTGGGCGGCCTGGCGCTGACGGTCGTGCTGGCCAGCCTGGCGCTGGTGCTCAGCCTGCCGTTCGGCTTGCTGCTGGGGCTGGCGCGCCTGAGTCCCTGGCGCCTGCTGCGCTGGCCCGTCGCCGCGCTGATCCACGTGGTGCGGGGCATCCCCTTGCTGCTCGTCATCTTCTGGGCGTATTTCTTCCTGCCCAGCATCACCGGGCATGAGAGCGGGCAATTCGGCACCATGCTGGCGGCCCTCGTCATCTTCGACGGCATTTATCTGGCCGAGATCGTGCGCGCCGGCGTGCAAGCCGTGCCCACGGGCCAGGTGGAGGCGGCCCGTTCGCTGGGCTTGAACTATCTGGACAGCATGCGCTCAGTGGTGCTGCCGCAGGCGCTGCGCCATATGCTGCCGTCCTTGGTGAACCAGTTCGTCTCGACCATCAAGGAAACCTCGCTCGGTTATATCATCGGCCTGGCCGAGGTGTCGTTCATCGCCTCGCAAGTCAATGGCCTGGTGTTGACCAAGCCCGTGCAAGTGTATGCCCTGCTGGGCATGACGTATTTTGTTTTGTGTTTCAGCCTGTCGCGCGCCGCCTTCTGGCTCGAGCGGCGCCAGGCGCGTCTTTTGAAAGCGGCAGCATGA
- a CDS encoding amino acid ABC transporter permease, which translates to MFDLNFLLSGDYRDWLVSGLLLSLQLMGITLLLALPLACGVAMLRLAPSRLLNGLGAAYVELIRNVPLLAHFLFWYFGAPELLPETWKERLYAGNIEAASAIAALTLYTAAYMAEDIRSGIRAIPAQQFEAGRALGFSFLATMRLCIVPQALRLAAPPLLSQTLTLWQNTSIATVIGVAELMYQTQRVEAASFRSVEAFVFASAAYLAVSLLIAGLAAVLQRKVS; encoded by the coding sequence ATGTTTGATCTGAACTTTTTGCTGTCCGGCGACTACCGTGACTGGCTGGTCTCCGGCCTGCTGCTGTCCCTGCAACTGATGGGCATCACCTTGTTGCTGGCTTTGCCGCTGGCGTGCGGCGTGGCCATGCTGCGCCTCGCGCCGTCGCGCCTGCTCAACGGCCTGGGCGCCGCGTACGTCGAGCTGATCCGCAACGTGCCCTTGCTGGCCCACTTCCTGTTCTGGTATTTCGGCGCGCCCGAATTGCTGCCCGAGACGTGGAAGGAGCGCTTGTATGCCGGCAATATCGAAGCGGCCAGCGCCATCGCGGCCTTGACTTTATACACGGCCGCCTACATGGCGGAAGATATCCGCAGCGGCATCCGCGCCATTCCCGCACAGCAATTCGAGGCGGGCCGGGCGCTGGGCTTCAGCTTTCTCGCCACCATGCGCCTGTGCATCGTGCCGCAGGCGCTGCGGCTGGCCGCGCCGCCGCTGCTGTCGCAAACCCTGACCCTGTGGCAAAACACCAGCATCGCCACCGTCATCGGCGTGGCCGAGCTGATGTACCAGACGCAACGCGTGGAAGCGGCCTCGTTCCGCAGCGTCGAGGCGTTCGTCTTCGCCAGCGCGGCTTACCTGGCCGTCTCGCTGCTGATCGCCGGCCTGGCGGCCGTGCTGCAAAGGAAGGTGTCCTGA
- a CDS encoding histidine kinase, translating to MSSLFRYLLRYCLACCLALPCFAMGMDRLSLDEGWRACGASAAAPAAPLHQLLRPGQLLCVERAVTLAATPPSTQLLVLSALASSELWLDGHLIGSNGQPARQASGERAGDIDFAIHLTPQQLTVGKHHLRLLLSTQQAPARLASPLYALYLIDRQDHRAALAWYRLPPLLLAGALGAVALLFLALTVLYQRQRHWAMFAALCLVATLLLVVELWRSVTGYAYPWHLPRLYAVSALTWLFSTLLPLYFYTAYRLPRWPLAAAVLLACIALAGALPAHFDTRCWLMFLTGLAASLLLNLGALWRRLPGSRGGTLIALASCALFLLTGSQFAEGGFALVVCFLLLPLCAQLLAQLLSERGKAARARQLENQLLRKSMQPHFLMNSLSLIGELNAQSPQAAETFVEALGAELRMLNEFAQQPSIALTQELALCQNYLSIMSTRLQQPCRLQLDGEAAGVTVPPAILLTALENAFSHNRYRHGALFVLRSARLAQTQVLTLVLPEGEARAHAGGGVGEQYIRASLHAVFGDAAHYASEQHQAGWRLTFTLPAAP from the coding sequence ATGTCCTCCCTCTTCCGCTACCTGCTGCGGTACTGCCTCGCTTGCTGCCTGGCCTTGCCCTGTTTTGCCATGGGCATGGACCGGCTATCGCTGGACGAGGGCTGGCGCGCCTGCGGCGCCAGTGCCGCCGCGCCCGCCGCCCCGCTGCACCAGTTGCTCCGGCCGGGACAGCTGCTGTGCGTCGAGCGCGCTGTCACCCTGGCCGCCACGCCACCATCGACGCAGCTGCTGGTGCTGTCGGCGCTGGCTTCCAGCGAGCTGTGGCTGGATGGCCACTTGATCGGCAGCAATGGCCAACCGGCCCGCCAGGCCAGCGGGGAGCGCGCGGGCGACATCGATTTCGCCATCCACCTGACGCCACAGCAATTGACCGTCGGCAAGCACCATCTGCGTCTGCTGCTGTCGACGCAGCAGGCGCCGGCCCGCCTGGCGTCGCCATTGTATGCGCTGTACCTGATCGACCGGCAAGACCACCGCGCGGCGCTGGCCTGGTACCGGCTGCCGCCGCTGCTGCTGGCCGGGGCGCTGGGCGCCGTCGCCCTGCTCTTCCTCGCCTTGACGGTGCTGTACCAGCGGCAGCGGCACTGGGCCATGTTTGCCGCGCTGTGCCTGGTGGCGACGCTGCTGCTGGTGGTGGAACTCTGGCGCAGCGTGACCGGTTACGCCTACCCCTGGCACTTGCCGCGCCTGTACGCCGTCAGCGCCCTGACCTGGCTGTTTTCCACCCTGCTGCCCCTGTATTTTTATACGGCGTACCGCCTGCCCCGTTGGCCGCTGGCGGCGGCGGTGTTGCTGGCGTGCATCGCGCTGGCCGGCGCGCTGCCCGCGCATTTCGACACGCGCTGTTGGCTGATGTTTTTAACGGGCCTGGCAGCGAGCCTGCTGCTGAACCTGGGCGCCCTGTGGCGCCGCTTGCCGGGCAGCCGCGGCGGCACCTTGATCGCGCTGGCCTCATGCGCCCTGTTCCTGCTGACGGGCAGCCAGTTTGCCGAAGGCGGTTTCGCCCTCGTCGTGTGCTTCTTGCTGCTGCCCCTGTGCGCGCAATTGCTGGCGCAGCTGTTGAGCGAACGCGGCAAGGCCGCGCGCGCCCGGCAGCTGGAAAACCAGCTCTTGCGCAAAAGCATGCAACCGCATTTCCTGATGAATTCCTTGAGCCTGATCGGCGAACTCAATGCGCAATCGCCGCAGGCGGCCGAAACCTTCGTCGAGGCACTGGGCGCCGAGTTGCGCATGCTCAACGAGTTTGCGCAGCAACCGAGCATTGCCCTGACGCAGGAACTGGCCCTGTGCCAGAATTACCTGAGCATCATGAGCACGCGGCTGCAGCAGCCGTGCCGTTTGCAGCTCGATGGCGAGGCGGCGGGCGTCACCGTGCCGCCTGCCATCCTGCTGACGGCACTGGAAAATGCGTTCAGCCATAACCGCTACCGCCACGGCGCCCTCTTCGTGCTGCGCAGCGCCAGGCTTGCGCAAACGCAAGTGCTCACCCTGGTCCTGCCCGAAGGCGAAGCGCGCGCCCATGCGGGCGGCGGCGTGGGCGAACAGTACATCCGCGCCAGCCTGCACGCCGTGTTCGGCGATGCGGCCCACTATGCCAGCGAACAGCATCAGGCAGGCTGGCGTCTCACCTTTACCTTGCCGGCGGCGCCATGA
- a CDS encoding LytTR family DNA-binding domain-containing protein, with amino-acid sequence MNVLILEDEPLIAQGLEREVRAHFGARLTALALHDNVPQALAALAREQGQEQVDLLLLDLNLHGADGYDLLRLVQKAPLQTIIISAHAERSITAFEFGVLDFVAKPFSRERLHKALQRYTERQTQAASLAIKKRGALEWIAMAEIDHVQADGHYSNIVLRSGEQCFHDLPIDKLMALLPPHFLRVHRSYIVNSLGFKRLQIGAGGKYALDTQTSTGIPVSRSSYPALKQRLLG; translated from the coding sequence ATGAATGTGTTGATACTGGAAGATGAACCGTTGATCGCGCAAGGCCTCGAACGCGAGGTGCGCGCGCATTTCGGTGCGCGCCTGACGGCGCTGGCGCTGCATGACAATGTGCCGCAAGCCCTGGCCGCCCTGGCGCGGGAGCAGGGCCAAGAGCAGGTCGACTTGTTGCTGCTGGATTTGAATTTGCACGGCGCCGACGGCTATGACCTGCTGCGCCTGGTCCAAAAGGCCCCGTTGCAGACCATCATCATCTCGGCCCATGCGGAACGCTCGATCACGGCCTTCGAGTTTGGCGTGCTCGACTTCGTTGCCAAGCCTTTCAGCCGCGAACGGCTGCACAAGGCGCTGCAGCGCTATACGGAACGACAGACGCAAGCGGCCTCGCTGGCCATCAAGAAACGGGGTGCGCTGGAATGGATCGCCATGGCCGAGATCGACCACGTGCAAGCCGATGGCCACTACAGCAATATCGTGCTGCGCAGCGGCGAACAGTGCTTTCATGACTTGCCTATCGACAAGCTCATGGCCCTGCTGCCGCCCCACTTCCTGCGCGTGCACCGCTCCTATATCGTCAACAGCCTCGGCTTCAAGCGGCTGCAGATCGGCGCGGGCGGCAAATACGCGCTCGACACGCAAACCAGCACGGGCATCCCCGTCTCGCGCAGCAGCTATCCCGCACTGAAACAACGGCTGCTGGGCTGA
- a CDS encoding zinc-dependent peptidase produces the protein MNPLLWIALVTAAIVLSLWFPRWRLKRALARPLPAEGLAVLEKNIPVYPRMPAPLQEQLRRLVVQFLYQKKFVGCGGLEITDEMRYTIAGQACLLLLNRQTQVYPELDTILVYPTEFIVRRNEVGPGGVVTPSANGLLGESWGDGRVVLAWDHVQRGAADWTDGHNVVLHEFAHQLDSESGAANGAPYLPSVSSYRSWATVLSRDFDNLRHDAMLQQQSVMDHYGATNPAEFFAVATETFFEKPYQMAEHHEELYAQFLQYYKVDPRDWMAPPVEPEHMASPFPNFARHW, from the coding sequence ATGAATCCGCTGCTGTGGATCGCCCTCGTCACGGCCGCCATCGTCTTGTCGCTGTGGTTTCCCCGCTGGCGCTTGAAGCGGGCCTTGGCCCGGCCCTTGCCGGCCGAAGGCCTGGCCGTGCTGGAAAAGAATATTCCCGTGTATCCCCGCATGCCGGCCCCGCTGCAGGAGCAGTTGCGTCGTCTCGTCGTGCAATTTCTGTACCAGAAGAAATTTGTCGGCTGCGGCGGCCTGGAGATCACGGACGAGATGCGCTATACCATCGCCGGCCAGGCCTGTTTGCTGCTGCTCAATCGCCAGACGCAGGTGTATCCCGAGCTCGACACCATCCTCGTGTATCCCACGGAATTCATCGTCAGGCGCAATGAAGTGGGGCCGGGCGGCGTGGTCACGCCATCGGCCAACGGTTTGTTGGGCGAATCCTGGGGCGATGGCCGCGTGGTGCTGGCCTGGGATCACGTGCAGCGGGGCGCCGCCGACTGGACCGATGGCCACAACGTGGTACTGCATGAATTCGCCCACCAGCTCGACAGCGAATCGGGCGCCGCGAATGGCGCGCCGTACCTGCCCAGCGTGTCGAGCTACCGCAGCTGGGCCACGGTGCTGTCGCGCGACTTCGACAACCTGCGCCATGACGCCATGCTCCAGCAGCAAAGCGTGATGGACCATTACGGCGCCACGAATCCCGCCGAATTCTTTGCCGTGGCCACGGAAACCTTCTTTGAAAAGCCGTACCAGATGGCCGAGCACCATGAAGAACTGTATGCGCAATTCTTGCAGTACTACAAGGTCGACCCGCGCGACTGGATGGCGCCGCCTGTGGAACCCGAACACATGGCCTCGCCATTTCCCAACTTTGCCCGGCACTGGTAA
- a CDS encoding winged helix-turn-helix domain-containing protein yields the protein MVERAAPIPPERLNPISMAPIERVRSTSATLRRIENMQKLIGELSLHEMLADEIAWFLKFSPSGARKYIRDLREAGVIELARYIEGTATYLGKAVYQLTPDPERVRAFLAAIVQPKREGAPPRKDRPGLREQSMAGSGRHFHILADDTHYAIRVNRGPVTRDPLVAALFGAPQQKSAE from the coding sequence ATGGTAGAGCGCGCAGCACCCATCCCCCCGGAGCGCCTGAATCCCATTTCCATGGCACCGATCGAGCGCGTGCGTTCGACGTCGGCCACCCTGCGCCGCATCGAAAACATGCAAAAACTGATCGGCGAATTGTCGCTGCACGAGATGCTGGCCGATGAAATCGCCTGGTTCCTCAAGTTTTCGCCATCGGGCGCCCGCAAATACATCCGCGACTTGCGCGAAGCGGGCGTGATCGAACTGGCCCGCTACATCGAAGGCACCGCCACCTACCTGGGCAAGGCAGTGTACCAGCTGACGCCGGACCCTGAGCGTGTGCGCGCCTTCCTGGCCGCCATCGTCCAGCCGAAACGCGAAGGCGCGCCACCGCGCAAGGACCGTCCCGGCCTGCGCGAGCAAAGCATGGCAGGCAGCGGTCGTCACTTCCACATCCTGGCCGATGACACGCATTACGCGATCCGCGTCAACCGCGGTCCCGTGACGCGCGATCCGCTGGTGGCGGCATTGTTTGGAGCGCCACAGCAAAAATCGGCCGAATAA
- a CDS encoding ABC transporter substrate-binding protein encodes MASTFRISSFLNTKALAVAVALAAQFPLAVHAADLVRLGNLKFAHYGAVAYMKEIAPKYDLKIEERIFAKGLDIVPAMIAGEIDVSASALEAAITGRATGLPVYLVGGFAKGGVQIVGRPDLNIKGIADLKGKKVGVTRGGPQEILLFAELTKAKLTWSDKPGKDVQILYMGYPDLNQALLTKDIDAMSQSEPYSTQAIHKKYGSAIIKPYDTPLGEPVRALVMTEKMYKEKPAVAQRFMDCFVAATRAFLADPKLAEKYVRESMFKNQITSEDYRDAIDNAIFTEDITQSHVQLTTDYMVKFGVGRMAKPPAAKDWVKLDLLEKAKKTYAPR; translated from the coding sequence ATGGCAAGCACCTTCCGCATCTCGTCCTTCCTGAACACCAAGGCACTGGCCGTGGCCGTCGCACTGGCCGCGCAATTCCCGCTCGCCGTCCACGCGGCCGACCTGGTCCGCCTGGGCAACCTGAAATTCGCCCATTACGGCGCCGTTGCCTACATGAAGGAAATCGCGCCCAAATACGACCTGAAAATCGAGGAACGCATCTTCGCCAAGGGCCTCGACATCGTGCCGGCCATGATCGCCGGCGAAATCGACGTCTCCGCCAGCGCGCTGGAAGCGGCCATCACGGGCCGCGCCACGGGCTTGCCCGTGTACCTGGTGGGCGGCTTCGCCAAGGGCGGCGTGCAGATCGTCGGGCGTCCCGACCTGAACATCAAGGGCATTGCCGACCTGAAAGGCAAGAAAGTCGGCGTCACGCGCGGCGGCCCGCAGGAAATCCTGCTGTTTGCCGAACTCACCAAGGCCAAGCTGACCTGGTCCGACAAGCCGGGCAAGGACGTGCAGATCCTGTACATGGGCTATCCCGACCTGAACCAGGCGCTGCTGACCAAGGACATCGACGCCATGAGCCAGTCCGAGCCCTACTCCACGCAGGCGATCCACAAGAAATACGGCTCGGCCATCATCAAGCCCTACGACACGCCGCTGGGCGAGCCCGTGCGCGCCCTCGTGATGACGGAAAAAATGTACAAGGAAAAGCCGGCCGTGGCCCAACGCTTCATGGATTGCTTCGTCGCCGCCACGCGGGCGTTTTTGGCCGACCCGAAACTGGCGGAAAAATACGTGCGCGAATCGATGTTCAAGAATCAGATCACGTCCGAGGATTACCGCGATGCCATCGATAACGCCATCTTCACGGAAGACATCACGCAGAGCCACGTGCAGCTGACCACCGACTACATGGTGAAATTCGGCGTGGGCCGCATGGCCAAGCCGCCAGCCGCCAAGGACTGGGTCAAGCTGGACCTGCTGGAAAAAGCCAAGAAAACCTACGCACCTCGTTAA
- a CDS encoding transporter substrate-binding domain-containing protein, translating to MQTRLHFAALLFTSIAFTQVAQADQLATIKAKGELVCGTLGTDEPNSFIDAKSRQLVGYEVDLCRAIAQGLGVKAVVKQLAVAARIPELQQGRIDILTASLTHNKEREALIDFSLSTFYTGQRVLVKKSSNITTVAGLAGKKVLTVKGGTQEPNIRKAVPGVDVVTFETAGQAYLGLQQGKGVGYVDDEVSLLNNYAKLGTAQKDYLVLPQNISQEVFAFGIRKGEKGVKTAVDQVLRGLEKSGEAEKLFFKWYGPTSNVKFEKRTFKIESDKIDA from the coding sequence ATGCAGACCCGCCTTCATTTCGCCGCCCTGTTATTTACCAGCATCGCTTTCACGCAGGTGGCGCAAGCGGACCAGCTGGCCACCATCAAGGCGAAAGGCGAGCTGGTCTGCGGCACCCTGGGCACGGACGAACCAAACAGTTTTATCGACGCCAAGTCGCGCCAGCTGGTCGGCTATGAAGTGGACCTGTGCCGCGCTATCGCCCAGGGCCTCGGCGTCAAAGCGGTCGTGAAACAGCTGGCCGTGGCTGCCCGCATTCCTGAATTGCAGCAGGGGCGCATCGACATCCTGACGGCGTCCCTGACGCACAACAAGGAACGCGAAGCGCTGATCGATTTTTCCCTGTCCACGTTTTACACGGGCCAGCGCGTGCTGGTCAAAAAAAGCAGCAATATCACGACGGTCGCGGGCCTGGCCGGCAAGAAAGTGCTGACCGTCAAGGGCGGCACGCAGGAACCGAACATCCGCAAGGCCGTGCCCGGCGTGGATGTGGTGACATTCGAGACGGCGGGCCAGGCCTATTTGGGCTTGCAGCAAGGCAAGGGCGTCGGCTATGTCGACGATGAAGTCTCGCTGCTGAACAACTACGCCAAGCTGGGCACCGCGCAAAAAGACTACCTTGTGCTGCCGCAAAACATCAGCCAGGAAGTGTTTGCCTTCGGTATACGCAAGGGTGAGAAGGGCGTGAAAACAGCCGTCGACCAGGTGCTGCGGGGACTGGAAAAATCGGGCGAGGCGGAAAAATTGTTTTTCAAATGGTATGGCCCGACGAGCAATGTGAAATTTGAAAAACGGACTTTCAAGATCGAATCGGACAAGATCGACGCCTGA
- a CDS encoding amino acid ABC transporter ATP-binding protein, which produces MITFDNVNKYYGDYHALSDINEHVAKGEVLVVCGPSGSGKSTLIRTINRLEAIASGRITVAGQDIYAPGLDVNAFRSHIGFVFQQFNLFPHLSVLDNCALAPQRLRGLTRREAEERALALLERVGLAHKARAMPAALSGGQQQRVAIARALAMQPPLMLFDEPTSALDPEMVGEVLQVMRDLAQGGMTMVCVTHEMGFAREVADRVWFMDHGHVLERATPEDFFARPQHARAQQFLSDIRSPFGVSA; this is translated from the coding sequence ATGATCACCTTTGACAACGTCAACAAATACTATGGCGACTATCACGCCTTGAGCGATATCAATGAACACGTCGCCAAGGGTGAAGTGCTGGTCGTGTGCGGCCCGTCCGGCTCCGGCAAGTCGACCCTGATCCGCACCATCAACCGCCTGGAGGCAATCGCTTCCGGCCGCATCACGGTGGCCGGCCAGGATATTTATGCGCCGGGGCTGGACGTGAATGCCTTCCGCTCGCACATCGGTTTTGTATTCCAGCAATTCAACCTGTTTCCCCATTTGTCGGTGCTGGACAATTGTGCGCTGGCGCCGCAGCGCTTGCGCGGCCTGACCCGGCGCGAAGCCGAGGAGCGGGCGCTGGCCCTGCTGGAACGGGTGGGGCTGGCGCACAAGGCGCGCGCCATGCCGGCGGCCTTGTCGGGCGGCCAGCAGCAGCGCGTGGCGATCGCCCGCGCGCTGGCCATGCAGCCGCCGCTGATGCTGTTCGACGAACCGACCAGCGCACTGGACCCGGAAATGGTGGGCGAGGTGCTGCAAGTGATGCGCGACCTGGCGCAGGGCGGCATGACGATGGTGTGCGTGACGCACGAGATGGGTTTTGCGCGCGAAGTGGCGGACCGTGTCTGGTTCATGGATCACGGCCACGTGCTGGAGCGGGCCACGCCCGAGGATTTCTTTGCGCGGCCGCAACATGCGCGCGCACAACAATTCCTGTCCGATATACGCAGCCCGTTTGGCGTATCCGCATGA